The following are encoded in a window of Methanobrevibacter sp. genomic DNA:
- a CDS encoding CDP-2,3-bis-(O-geranylgeranyl)-sn-glycerol synthase: MEIDIFNLLIAILAAVYFMLPAYVANLSGLAFGGGTPVDGGKECKDGRRLIGNGVTWKGFQNGTIIGTLVGVVLGIIGTFFGDLSVLTGGIIDLPVYGSVIGGLILGFLMAFGALFGDLVGSFIKRRIGLQSGEPAPIMDQLDFVVGALVLSLLVVRISWKFFLLICVLSIVLHLGSNTVAYLLGIKDVWY; this comes from the coding sequence ATGGAAATTGATATATTCAACTTACTGATTGCAATTTTAGCTGCGGTTTATTTTATGCTGCCTGCTTATGTGGCTAACCTTAGCGGTCTTGCATTTGGTGGAGGAACACCTGTTGATGGTGGAAAGGAATGCAAGGATGGTCGCAGGCTTATTGGTAATGGAGTAACATGGAAAGGCTTCCAGAATGGTACCATCATCGGAACCCTTGTTGGTGTAGTATTAGGTATTATAGGTACCTTCTTTGGAGATTTAAGCGTATTGACTGGCGGAATCATAGACCTTCCTGTTTATGGCAGTGTAATTGGCGGTTTGATTTTAGGATTCCTAATGGCTTTCGGTGCATTGTTCGGTGATTTGGTCGGAAGTTTCATTAAAAGAAGAATAGGTCTCCAAAGTGGAGAGCCAGCTCCTATTATGGATCAATTGGATTTCGTAGTAGGTGCACTCGTATTAAGTTTATTGGTAGTTAGAATCAGTTGGAAATTCTTCCTTCTTATTTGTGTTCTTTCCATTGTTCTACATTTAGGATCTAACACTGTTGCTTATTTGCTTGGAATCAAGGATGTTTGGTACTAA
- a CDS encoding hydantoinase/oxoprolinase family protein, whose product MKVAGFDIGGANTDLAIVEYENGEIKDIQTVFEYLPMWSQNERLGNVLYDLIEKICPVEEIDAVGISMTAELVDAFETKAQGVLDIATTCEKLFDCPVAYIGVDKVLSLAELMANPIEVAAANWIATSQIVAEIERDCIFVDTGSTTTDIIPIKDGHECAKGRTDFERSATGELVYTGTLRTNLTSFIDSIPFKGENYRVASELFAITADVYNVLDLIKDEDYVCATCDGAGKSKEESARRISRVVCADLDILSMEDIKEIADYIHKEQVKQIAAGLKEVSDREGLDKVIVTGLGKDILCAEAAKLLGLDVKSMGDFYSDDECTVAPAIGTAIMMKNYLD is encoded by the coding sequence GTGAAGGTAGCAGGTTTTGATATTGGTGGTGCAAACACCGATTTGGCAATTGTTGAGTATGAAAATGGTGAGATAAAGGATATTCAAACAGTATTCGAATACTTGCCTATGTGGTCTCAAAATGAAAGATTGGGAAATGTCCTATATGATTTGATTGAAAAGATATGTCCTGTTGAGGAAATAGATGCTGTGGGAATTTCCATGACTGCAGAATTGGTGGATGCATTTGAGACAAAGGCTCAAGGAGTATTGGATATAGCCACCACCTGTGAGAAGCTTTTTGACTGCCCTGTTGCTTACATTGGTGTTGACAAGGTATTGTCACTTGCTGAACTTATGGCAAATCCTATTGAAGTTGCTGCGGCAAACTGGATAGCCACTTCACAGATTGTTGCTGAAATAGAGAGGGATTGCATTTTTGTGGATACTGGAAGCACAACCACTGACATCATTCCAATCAAGGATGGGCATGAATGTGCAAAGGGAAGAACCGACTTCGAAAGATCCGCTACTGGAGAGCTTGTATACACAGGAACCTTAAGGACCAATCTTACAAGCTTCATTGATTCCATCCCATTCAAGGGGGAAAACTATAGGGTCGCTTCCGAACTCTTTGCAATCACTGCCGATGTCTACAATGTCCTTGATTTGATCAAGGATGAGGATTATGTCTGCGCTACCTGTGATGGAGCAGGAAAGTCCAAGGAAGAGTCTGCAAGAAGAATTTCAAGAGTTGTATGTGCAGATTTGGACATTTTATCTATGGAAGACATCAAGGAAATTGCTGATTATATTCACAAGGAACAAGTGAAGCAGATTGCTGCAGGGCTTAAGGAAGTCTCAGATAGGGAAGGATTGGACAAGGTGATTGTAACCGGTCTTGGAAAGGACATCCTATGTGCAGAGGCAGCTAAGCTCTTAGGTCTTGATGTGAAGTCCATGGGTGACTTCTATAGTGATGATGAATGTACTGTGGCTCCAGCTATTGGTACAGCCATTATGATGAAGAATTACTTGGATTAA
- a CDS encoding ATP-grasp domain-containing protein yields MVDLKDVNDDSILVFEYFTAAGVEDLSIVSEAVELIRSLVSDLKDEDIYVLLAKQFENIFDDFDFDVKTVVIEETLEDWLEKEAYVFDRAMFIAAEGDMNLYNLTKLLESKDVKVYGSDHFAVKLASDKYETFDYLANRIPQPMTYNILLNKKTYWKRAIQIFFDTINGDYGDGNDDGAVPIMQKPKDIPVLDNSDRDVVKENKLIAKPRFGVDCDNIKIIASKRDIDDLEEIYEEGSRFIVQPYIEGDVCSVCLISDGKEAIPISLNKQIVEIDENGGEYLGGYVPYEHPLKDKVFEYAKKACEYVPGLKGFVGIDFIIEDGYIYLLEINSRFTTSYVGLQKIININIAKTIIDLIDKRISVEDIGEITYSSKASFCKNDNGILEIKIEDN; encoded by the coding sequence ATGGTTGATTTGAAAGACGTTAATGATGATTCAATATTGGTATTCGAATACTTTACAGCAGCAGGTGTGGAAGACCTGTCAATAGTCTCAGAAGCTGTAGAGCTTATAAGGTCTCTTGTAAGCGACTTAAAGGATGAAGACATTTATGTGCTTCTTGCAAAGCAGTTTGAAAACATATTTGACGATTTTGACTTTGATGTAAAGACAGTGGTCATTGAAGAGACCCTCGAAGATTGGTTGGAAAAAGAGGCATATGTCTTTGATAGGGCCATGTTCATTGCAGCTGAAGGTGACATGAACCTATATAATCTGACCAAATTGCTTGAATCAAAAGACGTAAAGGTTTATGGCAGTGACCATTTTGCAGTTAAGCTCGCTTCTGACAAATATGAAACCTTTGACTATCTGGCTAACAGAATACCTCAACCGATGACATACAATATTCTCCTCAATAAGAAAACCTATTGGAAAAGGGCCATTCAAATCTTCTTTGATACAATCAATGGAGATTACGGTGATGGCAATGATGATGGTGCAGTTCCAATAATGCAAAAGCCTAAGGACATTCCTGTCTTGGACAATTCCGATAGGGATGTGGTCAAGGAGAATAAGCTAATTGCAAAGCCACGCTTTGGTGTGGATTGTGACAACATTAAGATAATCGCATCTAAAAGGGATATTGACGATTTAGAGGAGATTTATGAGGAAGGTTCCAGATTCATCGTTCAGCCATACATTGAAGGGGACGTTTGCAGTGTCTGCCTAATCAGTGATGGCAAAGAGGCAATCCCAATCAGCCTGAATAAGCAGATCGTTGAAATAGATGAAAACGGCGGAGAATATCTTGGAGGATATGTTCCTTATGAACATCCGCTAAAGGACAAGGTCTTTGAGTATGCTAAAAAAGCATGTGAATATGTACCAGGACTAAAAGGTTTTGTGGGAATTGACTTTATAATTGAAGATGGTTACATTTATCTTTTGGAAATAAACTCAAGATTCACCACTTCATATGTTGGGCTTCAAAAGATCATCAATATCAATATAGCAAAGACAATCATTGATTTGATTGATAAAAGGATAAGTGTTGAGGATATTGGTGAGATAACTTACAGTTCAAAAGCAAGCTTTTGTAAGAATGACAATGGAATCTTGGAAATCAAGATAGAAGATAATTAG
- the wecB gene encoding UDP-N-acetylglucosamine 2-epimerase (non-hydrolyzing) produces MKIAIVLGTRPEIIKMASVMDEIEKRGHELLLIHTGQHYDKEMSENFFIDLKLPTPNYNIHVGSGSHGKQTGKMMEGIEEVLLDEKPDILLVQGDTNAVLAGALVASKLHIPVGHVEAGLRSFDETMPEEINRLAADICSKLYFVPTEESAINLAMEGISRKRIFITGNTVVDACFRNLEISKNREKSEYDQGLADLDIDNMENILTLTMHRAETVDDKDRLTNIIEALEELNDMNIIFPIHPRTKKTMENFDLFDRLNNLEHVHIIKPVGYLDFLLLISKSTIILTDSGGLQEEAITLDVPALTLRYNTERPETVTAGGNILVGSDKEVILENARRILDDEDFAKRMKSAKNPYGMGNAAELMIRIIEESDKNDTLKMEAPDEVMASFTRHMKAIDDDITVNEFEEENDSLVKIAFEGEEIRFPYDDLNLNGLTVIYEDYSN; encoded by the coding sequence ATGAAAATAGCTATTGTACTTGGAACAAGGCCGGAAATAATCAAGATGGCTTCTGTCATGGATGAGATAGAAAAGAGAGGCCATGAACTCTTATTGATTCACACTGGCCAGCATTATGATAAGGAAATGTCTGAGAATTTCTTCATTGACTTGAAATTGCCTACTCCAAACTATAACATTCATGTGGGATCAGGTTCCCATGGAAAGCAAACAGGCAAGATGATGGAAGGTATTGAAGAGGTTCTATTGGATGAGAAACCGGACATTCTGCTTGTTCAAGGAGATACCAATGCGGTGCTTGCAGGTGCCCTTGTTGCAAGCAAATTGCACATTCCAGTAGGTCATGTTGAGGCAGGTCTTCGCTCATTTGATGAGACCATGCCTGAGGAAATCAACAGGCTTGCTGCAGACATCTGCTCCAAATTATACTTTGTTCCAACTGAAGAGTCAGCCATCAACCTTGCAATGGAAGGAATCTCAAGAAAAAGGATATTCATCACTGGAAACACTGTAGTGGATGCATGTTTCAGAAACCTTGAGATATCCAAAAACAGAGAAAAGAGTGAATATGATCAAGGACTGGCTGATTTGGATATTGACAATATGGAAAATATCCTTACCTTGACAATGCACAGAGCGGAAACAGTTGATGATAAAGATAGATTGACCAATATCATTGAAGCATTGGAGGAATTGAATGATATGAACATAATCTTCCCAATACATCCAAGAACCAAAAAGACAATGGAGAACTTCGATTTATTTGATAGATTAAACAACCTTGAACATGTTCATATAATAAAGCCGGTGGGCTATCTTGATTTCTTGCTTCTCATTTCAAAATCCACAATCATCCTAACGGATTCCGGAGGATTGCAGGAAGAAGCGATCACACTTGATGTGCCGGCACTTACCTTAAGGTACAATACTGAAAGGCCTGAAACAGTGACTGCAGGTGGAAACATTCTTGTAGGGTCTGACAAGGAAGTCATTCTGGAGAATGCAAGAAGGATACTGGATGATGAGGACTTTGCAAAAAGGATGAAATCTGCCAAAAACCCATATGGGATGGGAAATGCGGCAGAATTGATGATTAGAATAATAGAGGAATCAGATAAGAATGACACTCTTAAGATGGAAGCTCCTGATGAGGTGATGGCAAGCTTCACCCGTCATATGAAAGCTATTGATGATGACATTACAGTAAATGAGTTTGAAGAGGAAAACGATTCATTGGTTAAGATAGCATTTGAAGGGGAAGAGATCAGATTCCCTTATGATGACTTGAATTTGAATGGACTTACAGTTATTTATGAGGATTACAGTAATTAA
- a CDS encoding DUF447 domain-containing protein, with amino-acid sequence MKNELIINDRHYEKAKSLESLNMFKGQLYETIVTTQSNESIKNAAPIGVICKDSNHIVIHLDNCVHTHQNILENGELIVNITKNPLIFTYSTIGELDDAYFDEFNGFPLIKGSLGFFKAHVIKRIEKKRENDYNDGIGHVVTCEVEDIYTREYDEIVPLSRSMNAVIESLVYYCRFDHKYKDKQDIIWTHMKELNRVCQKVGNESEKKSMKLILDKMRENHDYLE; translated from the coding sequence ATGAAAAACGAATTAATAATAAACGACAGGCACTATGAAAAGGCAAAAAGTTTAGAGTCATTGAACATGTTTAAGGGACAATTGTATGAAACCATTGTCACCACCCAAAGCAATGAATCAATTAAAAATGCCGCACCTATTGGAGTGATCTGCAAGGATTCAAACCATATAGTGATTCATTTGGACAATTGCGTGCATACACACCAGAATATTTTGGAAAATGGAGAACTTATTGTAAACATTACAAAGAATCCTCTAATATTCACATATTCCACCATTGGAGAACTGGATGATGCATATTTTGATGAATTCAACGGATTTCCTTTGATTAAAGGCTCTTTAGGATTCTTCAAGGCACATGTAATTAAGAGAATTGAGAAAAAAAGAGAAAATGATTACAATGATGGAATCGGACATGTGGTTACCTGTGAAGTTGAGGACATTTATACAAGGGAATACGATGAGATAGTTCCTTTAAGCCGTTCCATGAATGCAGTCATTGAAAGTCTTGTCTACTATTGCAGATTCGACCACAAATACAAGGATAAGCAGGACATTATCTGGACCCATATGAAAGAGCTGAATAGGGTTTGCCAAAAAGTGGGAAATGAGTCTGAGAAGAAGTCCATGAAACTTATTTTAGATAAAATGAGAGAGAATCATGATTATTTGGAATGA
- a CDS encoding DUF4870 domain-containing protein, protein MDKTFTEKFFVGIGYLLAVFYPIVGIIIGAALYFLKKDDPFYQKHGKYMIIVGIVVVIIEVILALMGYLDFSMIGSV, encoded by the coding sequence ATGGATAAAACATTCACTGAAAAATTTTTTGTAGGAATTGGATACCTTCTTGCAGTATTCTACCCAATAGTAGGTATAATTATAGGGGCAGCATTATATTTCTTAAAAAAAGACGACCCATTCTACCAAAAACATGGAAAATATATGATTATTGTTGGTATTGTTGTAGTTATTATTGAAGTCATTTTAGCTTTAATGGGATACCTAGACTTTTCAATGATAGGTAGCGTTTAA
- the truA gene encoding tRNA pseudouridine(38-40) synthase TruA, giving the protein MKRTALKIAYIGTHFHGFQRQPDVRTVEEELIYHLRKLGYIDDLKASRFRIAGRTDAGVHSLGNVISFQSEKEVRVNQINNSLPDDIQIIAWAPVRFGFKPRYAKMRWYRYILFEEDLDIDLLRQTAEVFKGTHNFTNFTKRKQKTTERTIEDIVITQPVIDEADKNKNNDFAHLNKTYSPIFIDIYGESFLWNMVRKMMRVFLDVNYGKMTLDDVKRLLDPEEGEPRAYIKVVEPENLILMDIEYDGIRFRYDDYACERFRRYLVDNLFDLQKTYSVTESMLNCLDDLK; this is encoded by the coding sequence ATGAAACGAACTGCACTTAAAATTGCTTACATTGGCACTCATTTCCATGGATTCCAAAGACAGCCTGATGTGAGAACCGTTGAAGAGGAACTGATCTATCATCTTAGGAAATTAGGATATATAGATGACTTGAAGGCTTCAAGGTTTAGAATAGCAGGGAGAACTGATGCGGGAGTTCACAGTTTGGGAAATGTGATCAGTTTCCAAAGCGAGAAGGAAGTTCGTGTCAACCAAATCAACAACAGCTTGCCTGATGACATTCAGATAATCGCTTGGGCACCGGTCAGATTCGGTTTCAAGCCAAGATATGCCAAAATGCGCTGGTATAGATACATACTGTTTGAAGAGGACTTGGACATTGATCTTTTAAGGCAGACTGCTGAAGTATTCAAGGGAACTCATAATTTCACTAATTTTACCAAAAGAAAGCAGAAAACAACTGAAAGAACAATTGAGGACATAGTAATCACACAGCCAGTTATAGATGAAGCCGATAAGAATAAGAACAATGATTTTGCTCATCTAAACAAAACCTACAGCCCTATTTTTATAGATATTTATGGTGAAAGCTTCCTATGGAATATGGTTAGAAAGATGATGAGAGTATTCCTGGATGTAAATTATGGAAAAATGACTCTTGATGATGTAAAAAGACTTCTTGACCCTGAAGAAGGCGAACCAAGAGCATACATTAAGGTTGTTGAGCCGGAAAACCTTATCTTAATGGACATAGAGTATGATGGAATCAGGTTCAGATATGATGATTATGCATGTGAGAGATTTAGAAGATATTTGGTTGACAATCTCTTTGACTTGCAAAAGACCTATTCAGTTACAGAATCCATGTTGAATTGTTTGGATGATTTAAAATAA
- the nudC gene encoding NAD(+) diphosphatase, translated as MKTLHDEGYISIYDNYILDSEIKNTEEKYYFIFKERKLLLIDNQVPIIKDLKDIGLKDDDIKNCLHIGEFYSKDCFAVELVEDFDCEKYIESNENHEFLDLYFVFDIDEESYLIAGRAIQIIDWENNHQYCGRCGAKTVTSDVENAKVCPECGFTSFTRICPAIITTIIKKDYDDLDAEGKPTNKVLMAKHSYHEFIRYTLIAGFLEAGESIEEAVKREVKEEVGIEVEDIEYFGSQSWPFPNSLMIGCICKYKSGEIKVDENEILKAKWFKKEEIEKPPSEISIFARLIKNFKENY; from the coding sequence ATGAAAACACTACATGATGAAGGATATATAAGCATTTATGATAATTATATATTGGACTCTGAAATCAAGAATACTGAGGAGAAATATTATTTCATCTTTAAGGAAAGGAAGCTCTTGCTTATCGATAATCAAGTTCCAATTATTAAGGACTTGAAGGATATTGGATTGAAAGATGATGATATTAAAAACTGTCTCCATATTGGAGAATTCTATTCAAAGGACTGCTTTGCAGTTGAATTAGTTGAAGATTTTGACTGTGAAAAATATATCGAATCCAATGAAAATCATGAATTCCTTGACTTGTATTTTGTCTTTGACATAGATGAGGAAAGCTATTTGATTGCCGGAAGGGCCATTCAGATAATAGATTGGGAAAACAACCATCAGTATTGCGGAAGATGCGGTGCAAAAACAGTCACTTCAGATGTGGAAAATGCTAAAGTATGTCCTGAATGTGGATTCACTAGTTTTACAAGGATTTGCCCGGCAATAATCACTACAATCATCAAAAAGGATTATGATGACCTTGATGCTGAAGGAAAGCCGACAAACAAGGTATTGATGGCTAAGCATTCCTACCACGAATTCATCAGATACACTCTAATAGCTGGTTTCCTGGAAGCTGGAGAAAGCATAGAGGAAGCGGTGAAAAGAGAGGTTAAGGAAGAGGTAGGCATTGAAGTTGAGGACATTGAATACTTTGGAAGCCAATCCTGGCCATTCCCAAATTCCTTGATGATCGGTTGCATATGCAAATACAAATCCGGTGAGATCAAGGTGGATGAGAATGAAATTCTTAAGGCAAAATGGTTTAAGAAAGAGGAAATCGAAAAACCGCCATCAGAGATTTCCATATTTGCAAGATTGATTAAGAATTTCAAGGAAAACTACTAA
- a CDS encoding ATP-binding cassette domain-containing protein: MELIAKNISFKYPSAKKYLLKDVNLELDNNKIIGLIGDSGSGKSTLCKILSGYVTKYQGEVLFEGQPLPKKGFKPVQLIYQHPEKVMNPKWKMSQVLAESWDVKDEDLAQFGIQKSWLTRFPQELSGGELQRFSVLRSLNPNTKFLIADEMTTMLDAITQAQILDTVLKIVKDRKMGFLLVSHDMDLVDTICDDKIYLKDINAAMK, translated from the coding sequence ATGGAGCTTATAGCAAAGAACATTTCCTTTAAATATCCATCAGCTAAAAAGTACTTATTGAAAGATGTAAACCTTGAATTGGATAACAATAAGATCATTGGATTGATAGGAGACAGTGGTAGCGGTAAATCCACATTATGTAAAATCCTATCAGGTTATGTCACCAAATATCAAGGTGAAGTATTGTTTGAGGGCCAACCACTTCCTAAAAAAGGATTCAAGCCGGTTCAATTGATTTATCAACACCCTGAAAAGGTAATGAATCCTAAATGGAAAATGAGTCAGGTTTTAGCTGAATCATGGGATGTTAAAGATGAAGATTTGGCCCAATTCGGTATTCAAAAATCTTGGCTTACAAGATTCCCACAGGAATTGTCAGGTGGTGAGCTTCAAAGGTTTTCAGTGCTCAGATCCCTTAATCCAAACACAAAGTTCCTGATTGCCGATGAAATGACCACAATGCTTGATGCAATCACACAGGCGCAAATCTTGGATACTGTCTTAAAAATAGTAAAGGATAGAAAAATGGGATTCCTGTTGGTAAGTCACGATATGGATTTGGTAGACACAATCTGTGATGATAAGATATACTTAAAGGACATCAATGCTGCTATGAAGTAG
- a CDS encoding GNAT family N-acetyltransferase: MNIEIREIENDDSQIKSVQDFLYEQIKIEYGIGPMPEFHYDIEGLKEYYVLPERNGFFAAYDGERIVATAGIRAYDKDYEFFKGQYTEDNTASIWRIMVDKDYRRMGLARSLVENLEEFAKKAGYDQIYLNTHRYLEAALPFWSSLGYVVTIEEDDYDETNHMIKII, encoded by the coding sequence ATGAATATAGAAATTAGAGAAATCGAAAACGATGACTCTCAAATAAAGTCTGTTCAGGATTTCTTATATGAACAGATAAAAATCGAATATGGTATTGGGCCTATGCCTGAATTTCACTATGATATTGAGGGATTGAAAGAGTATTATGTCTTGCCGGAAAGGAATGGCTTCTTTGCAGCATATGATGGAGAAAGGATAGTTGCAACAGCTGGAATTAGGGCATATGACAAGGATTATGAGTTTTTCAAAGGCCAGTACACAGAAGACAACACTGCAAGCATATGGAGAATAATGGTTGACAAGGACTATAGGAGAATGGGACTTGCACGCAGTCTTGTTGAAAACTTGGAAGAGTTTGCAAAAAAGGCAGGATACGATCAGATTTATCTTAATACTCACAGATATCTGGAGGCAGCTTTGCCATTTTGGAGCTCTTTAGGTTATGTGGTAACCATAGAAGAAGATGACTATGATGAAACGAATCACATGATAAAGATTATTTAA
- a CDS encoding ABC transporter permease: protein MIKKRANDKEQWFIYRANLRTKTLVIIALAVLIILSIFICGYFIRDIPTNFASANQMPSLEHLFGTDWMGRDMFQRTVAGLGLSIMVGFIASVISTIISITLGLFSSFNKFADECVAGIIDLFGSIPHILLIILVSIMFGGGVFGVIMGVGLTHWTPLARVLRSEVKEIRTKEYIALAENLGRTKVWIAIKHIFPLIISQIIVGVILMFPHAIMHEAAITFLGFGLPPHEPAIGVILAESMHYLSSGYWWLAFYPGVSLLLVVLLFDLIGENVEKLLNPETAQE, encoded by the coding sequence ATGATTAAGAAAAGAGCTAATGATAAGGAGCAATGGTTCATATACCGTGCAAATCTTAGAACAAAAACCCTTGTAATCATTGCACTTGCAGTTTTGATTATCCTAAGCATTTTCATATGCGGATATTTCATAAGGGATATCCCTACTAATTTTGCTTCAGCTAATCAAATGCCTTCATTGGAACATCTTTTCGGAACCGATTGGATGGGAAGGGACATGTTCCAAAGAACAGTTGCCGGTCTTGGATTAAGTATAATGGTAGGTTTCATTGCATCAGTAATCAGTACAATAATCTCCATTACTTTAGGATTGTTCTCAAGCTTCAACAAGTTTGCTGATGAATGTGTTGCAGGAATAATAGACCTATTCGGTTCAATTCCACATATTCTTTTGATTATCCTTGTTTCAATAATGTTCGGAGGAGGAGTGTTCGGTGTAATCATGGGTGTAGGTTTGACTCATTGGACACCGCTTGCAAGAGTTCTCAGATCCGAAGTTAAGGAAATCAGAACCAAGGAATACATTGCTCTCGCAGAAAATCTCGGAAGAACAAAGGTTTGGATAGCGATTAAACACATTTTCCCATTGATCATTTCCCAGATAATTGTAGGTGTAATCCTAATGTTCCCTCATGCAATCATGCACGAAGCTGCAATCACATTCTTAGGATTCGGATTGCCACCTCATGAACCTGCAATTGGAGTTATATTGGCGGAATCCATGCACTACTTATCCTCTGGATACTGGTGGCTTGCATTCTATCCTGGTGTATCACTATTGTTAGTGGTACTGCTCTTTGACTTGATTGGAGAAAATGTTGAAAAACTGCTCAATCCTGAAACTGCGCAAGAATAA
- a CDS encoding ABC transporter permease: MNKQKVAKYFGWKLVRFIVLMVAVAIFSFVLLDLSPIDPVNAYLHGAAVSEAQRQILQQYFGTNVPLPEKIFHWLMDLIQGDLGMSLIYRRPVMDVIIDKFMASLALMTISWILSGVIGFALGVVAGKNKGSWIDKAVKVYCYAIQSAPSFWVGMLILMVFSVYLGWFPIGFGVPIGVRSTDATFIEWATRLVLPTLTLSLVGLAPIAMYTRNELTQVLSSDYVLFAKSRGEKGWNLVKDHGLRNIMLPAITLQFLSFSELFGGAVMVEQVFSYPGIGQTAVAAGLQNDVPLFLGIVVISAIFVFVGNLLADISYYFIDPRIKENEFND, from the coding sequence ATGAATAAACAAAAGGTAGCAAAATATTTTGGCTGGAAATTGGTACGTTTCATCGTATTGATGGTTGCTGTTGCAATATTCAGTTTTGTATTATTAGATTTATCCCCTATTGACCCAGTTAATGCTTATTTACATGGTGCTGCAGTATCAGAAGCTCAAAGACAAATCTTACAGCAGTACTTCGGTACAAATGTTCCATTGCCTGAAAAGATCTTCCATTGGCTTATGGATTTGATTCAAGGAGATTTGGGAATGTCCTTGATATATCGTAGGCCGGTTATGGATGTTATCATTGATAAGTTCATGGCTTCTCTTGCTTTAATGACAATATCATGGATATTAAGTGGTGTCATTGGTTTCGCATTAGGAGTCGTAGCTGGTAAGAACAAAGGTTCCTGGATTGACAAGGCAGTGAAGGTTTACTGTTATGCAATTCAATCCGCACCATCCTTTTGGGTAGGTATGCTCATACTGATGGTATTTTCCGTTTACCTTGGATGGTTCCCAATAGGATTCGGTGTTCCTATTGGTGTAAGAAGTACTGATGCGACATTCATAGAGTGGGCAACCAGGCTTGTCCTTCCTACATTGACATTAAGTCTTGTTGGGCTTGCGCCGATTGCAATGTACACACGTAATGAACTGACCCAAGTATTGTCCTCTGATTATGTATTGTTTGCAAAATCCAGAGGGGAAAAAGGTTGGAATTTAGTAAAAGATCATGGTTTAAGGAATATAATGTTACCTGCAATCACACTCCAATTCCTTTCATTCAGCGAATTGTTCGGTGGAGCAGTAATGGTGGAACAGGTATTCTCATATCCTGGAATCGGACAGACTGCAGTTGCAGCCGGTCTTCAAAATGATGTTCCGCTATTTTTAGGAATTGTGGTAATCAGTGCAATATTTGTATTTGTCGGTAACTTGCTTGCGGATATTTCCTATTACTTCATAGATCCAAGAATTAAGGAGAATGAGTTCAATGATTAA